GTTCGTTCTCCGTGACCGGCGGTCCGGCCGAATGACTGATCTGCTGACTCCATGTGACCAGCGTGTCGGCAGAGGTCTGCTGCTGGACGATGGTCAGATTGCCGATGGAGCTGACACCGGAGAACTGGCGCAGGTCGATCGTGTCGAGGCCTTCGATGAAATCGGTGACGGTGTGCGTGGCGTCGCCCCCGCTCGAGCCCGGCGCGAACACGAACTGGTCCTTGCCGTCACCGCCCGTCAGCGTGTCGCCGGTCGTCGTCGCGAAGATGACGTCCTTGCCGCTGGTGCCGGTCAGCGTGACGCCGTTGCTGGCGTCGCCCTCGTTGAAGATAAAGTTGACGGTGTCGTAGAGACCGGTGGTCTTGTCCGTCACCGTCACCGCGATCTGGTCGGTATCAGGCGGCGTGACGCCGCCACTGTAGGTGACACCGTCCGTGAAGGCCGTGTTGATGTCGGCGAGCGACCCCGACGTCGGCGACAGATCGACGCTGCTGCCCGGCGCATGCGCGGTGGTTGCCGTGACCGTGAAGTCATCCGTCGAAGCGCCGGAATCGGTGTCTGTGACCGAGAGATTGAAGATGGTGTCGGTGCCGAGCTCGCCGTCATGCACGACGTAGAAATGAGTGGTGTCGATCACGGGCCCGCCGACGGGGGCGGTCACGCTCGTGCCGATCGTGGCGGCCTGGTGCGAGACCGAGGCCGTGCCGTCTGCATCCATCACCGTGATATCGGTCGTCACCGGCGAGGCGGAGCTCGTGATGCCGCCAGTATAGGTGTCGTCGAGGGCGTGGACACCGAGCGGATCCGGGGTGCCGGTGAAGCCGTTGGCCGGGACGAATCGCACCAGCGTGCCGGGGTCCAGCACCAGCGCATGGGTGTCGCTGACCGAGCCGATGTCGACCCACTGGCCGGTGTCTGCGAGCTCGTATTGCCAGACGCCCTGGCTCGATGACGCCGTGTCCGACGTCACCGCGATGGCCTGAAGGCTGCCGCCGTCGTCGACGTCGGCGAACTTGCCCTGGAACAGATCGCTGAAGCTGTGCCCGGCCGGGTCGCCCTGGTTGCCGGCGACGGACGGCAGCGTCGTGTCGGCGAGCGTCGGCGCGTCGTTGGCGCCGGCGACCGTGACCGTCACCTGCGCCGTATCGCTCCCGCCGTGATGGTCGTCGAGCGTGATGGTCGAGATCACCGTCGCGGTCTGGCCCCGCGCGAGGAAATCCAGCGCGCTGTCGGCGATCGAATAGCTCCAGTCGGCGGTGCCGTTGTTCTTGCCCGACGTCAGGACCGAAAGCGCATTTTCCAACGCACTTGCCTGTCCCGAGGTCAGCGTGAGCTGGGTATGGCCGCCGGCAGCGAGCCAGGTGGCCGACCCGTCCGTGATCGTCGCCGTCGGGCGGTCGGTCAGGTCGATGTCGGTGAAAGCGATCGAGCCCGTCGCGGCCGGCGACGGGTCGAGCGTCGGAGAATTGGTGGTATCGGCGAGCTCGGAGACGTTCGCCGTCAAGGTCGCACCATCCGTGGTCAATGCCGGTGCGTCGTCGTCGGCGTGGATGGTGATCAGCGTGTGGCCGCTCTCGTCGCTGCCGGCGAAATGTGCGTCGCGATAGTCGCCGACCAGGGTCAGGCTGATGGTCGCACCATCGTCGCCGGTAACCGTCAGCACACCGCCGCTGGCGGGATCGTCGGCATTGGGGACATAGTCCGCGGTGGTGCCGAGCCCCCACTTGATCATCGTCAGGTCGATCTTGTCGTTCGCGGTCAGGTCCGCGATCGCGCCGCCGAAATGCTGCGTGTCGATCTCGAGCTCGGCGCCGTCGCCGGCGAGCGTGACCGTTTGCGATACCGCGCCCTTGACCTCGAGCGTGGCACCGGCATCGACGACGACCGCGCCCGACGTCGAGCCCGTCAGCGAGCCGAACAGCGTCAGCGTCCCGGCGTGAACCTCGATCAGGCCGGTGTCGGCATTGGTGATATCGCCCGCGATCGACGCAGCGCCCCAGCTGTCGATGCCGCCGTCATTCTCGACGCTCAGCCCGGTGCCGGAGATCGAGGCGCCGTGCAGATCGATGTCGCCGTGATTGACGATCGACGACGCATCGCCGAACACGCCGCTGCCGGCGACCGTCCAGGTGCCGCCCGCCTCGTTGTTGAACGTGGCGGAGGCGACAGAGATGTTGCCGTTGATGTGGCCGGTGTTGTTGATGGTGACGGCGCCGCCGGCCTCGACGATCGCATAGGTCGTCGAGGTCACCGTGTCCGCATCAGCGGGTCCGATGATGCCGGAATTGTCGATCACGGCCGCGTTGGCGTCGTTTTCCTGGATGGAGATTGCCGCAACACCGTCGGCGCCGACCACGTTGCCGTGATTGACGACGTGCGTCGCGCCGGCCGCGCCCGAATCGTTCTGGTCGACATCGATGCCGAACGAGGCCGTGCCGGTGATGTCACCGTTGTTCGTGATGGTGACGTCGCCGTCGCCATGGGACACGACATCGAGGCCGACGGCGCCGGTGACGCCGCCGCCGATCGTCGCCGTGATGCCGCCGGCCCCGTTGACGCCGTCGTGCAGCACGATGCCGCTGCCGGTCTGGCCCGTGATATCGCCGACCGTCGTGAGCGAGATATCGCCGATGCCGTCCTGGGTGACGACGATGCCGTTGTCGTGACCGGCCAGCGTGCCGGTCGGTGTCAGCACGATGTTGCCACCGCCGCCATCGCTCGTCCCGCCCGAGGCCGTGAAGTCGAGCGCGTCGCCCAGCGATGTCGAGATATCGGCCGTTCCGGTGATCGTGAAGGTGCCGTCCTGCGACGAGGTACCCGCGATCGTGCCGGTGAAGCTCTGGCCGGCCACCTTGTCGAGCTGAAGCGTGCTGGTGCCGCCGGCAAAGCTGATGGCCTGCGCGTCAGCGCCGGCCAGCTCGAGCGTCGCCTCGTCGTCGATGATGATCTGCTTGCCGGCGCCGGTGAGGCCGCCGGACAGGTTCAGCGTGCCGCCCTGAACCTCGATGACACCGGTGTTGGTGACGCCGCCTGTCACCGTGTCGAGACCGGCGCTGTAGAGATTGCCGGCGTTGGTAAGGCTGCCGCCGTTGATCGAGACGTCGGTCAGAAAGAGCTTCGACGTGCCGTCAACCGAGATCGTGCCGTCGGCATTGCCGATCGTGGCAGTCGTCAGATTCAGCGTGCCGCCGGTCACCGCTTCGATCAGGCCGTGATTGGTGATGGCGTGCAGCGTTCCAGGGTCGATCGTCAGCGTGCCGCTGGTGACGGAGATCGTTCCGGTCGTGGCTACGGTGGTGTCGGCGCTGTCGATGGCGCTGGTGCCGGTCGTTTCAAGCGTGCCCGTGATCGCCAGCGTGCCGCCGGTCAGGGTGGCGCCGGCAAACGTCAGCGTCTCGTCGGCTTCGACCTCGACGGTGCCGCCATTGTCGATGGCGCCTGTCGACACCGTCGCATCGCCGAATGTCAGCGTGGCGTCGCTTTCGACCGTCACGGCGCTCGCGCTCAGCGTCGCGCCGCCGTCGATCCGGCTGGCGCCGGTGACGTCGATGCTGCCGTCGCCCTCGACGGCGCCGCCGCTGATCGTGACGCCGTTCAGGGTCAGCGTGTCGTTCGCCCAGATCTCGATCGTGCCGCCGACGTTGTCGACGATTTCGTTGGCGAACTCCGCCGCACCCTTGACGTTGACCGCACCGGAATTGTTCAGCGTGCCGTTCTCGATCAGGCTGGTGCCGTCGAGCTCCAGCGTGCCGAGAATGGTGAGGGTGCCGCCGTCGACCGTCACGGTGTCCGCAACCAGCGTCGCAACGGAATCGACCTGCACGCCACCGCCATCATTGGCGATGCTGGTGTTCAGCGCCAGCGTGCCGCCGGAAAGTTCGATCGTGCCGGAATTGGCGATGGTGGTCAGGGAGGCGATCTTGCCGCCTGCGGCCAGCGTGAGCGTGCCCGCATTGGCAATCGCCGCGGTGTTGACGACGACATCGCCGTTCTTCCGGGTGATCGTCTCGACATCGATCGCGCCGCCGACGAAGACGGTGCCGTGCGCAGCATTGGTCAACTTCGCGTCGGCATTGAGCGTGAGCG
The genomic region above belongs to Bradyrhizobium sp. CCBAU 53338 and contains:
- a CDS encoding FecR domain-containing protein — encoded protein: MNYAGKFDAALSLDGQGFRTPASDHVDSFTAKAHGHVPDGAIVIADPNLIFHGEFKRTGVDLVLSRDGHDFVVHDYFRGDKRAAIASPDGAHLTGDIVSALTGYVQVAQAAPGAATAQVIGHVTKLTGSATAIRNGVSVILNNGDNVEKGDVVSTGSDSTLGITFIDGTVFGLSSNARMVLNEMVYDPNGSNNSSLLSLVAGTITFVAGDTAKHGDMKIDTPVATMGIRGTAVLTEINFVVPPGGGDPQPQANFQVLVEPNGTTGSYILFDKLTLLPIATVNQAGQMIQISGGNVSVTNALLSPDVQKLITDVFTLKFTDNNTNTKLTTNFTDTITQNGNIVIIKTDTGATATATFTNTVNNGTGPGQGGTDKGADRFPGPPDARTLDANGNVTTAFATTEHAAATGDRADATGAPVPSDTITIRVTFVDQNLGDRPTVSVSLDASNYTYKDAGDHDVTASLTALQKQDIAATQVQIAVAADGGNNNNGSAVLTYTVPDHVFDFLAAGETLTLTYNVSVNNNFAVQPEAKTIPITITITGTNDKPVIATSVPTITFAGGTSVPGGPLTSDVPTSGTLTFNDVDLTDAHTVSVSDFSAVLPGGTVPTAISDFLAGALLVSIGSGDDSTGTGTGTVTWSLKDIPVYLADFIPQDEVLTLTYTVTVTDSQGATSNQTITVTITGTDAPAVVWIATNAPSGGFWKDGANWETGTVPTINDDVIVITDQLHGLTPSYPVTIDLPAFGKSLTMDDYDTTADHTAPEVINHSTLTLAGTLTLNADAKLTNAAHGTVFVGGAIDVETITRKNGDVVVNTAAIANAGTLTLAAGGKIASLTTIANSGTIELSGGTLALNTSIANDGGGVQVDSVATLVADTVTVDGGTLTILGTLELDGTSLIENGTLNNSGAVNVKGAAEFANEIVDNVGGTIEIWANDTLTLNGVTISGGAVEGDGSIDVTGASRIDGGATLSASAVTVESDATLTFGDATVSTGAIDNGGTVEVEADETLTFAGATLTGGTLAITGTLETTGTSAIDSADTTVATTGTISVTSGTLTIDPGTLHAITNHGLIEAVTGGTLNLTTATIGNADGTISVDGTSKLFLTDVSINGGSLTNAGNLYSAGLDTVTGGVTNTGVIEVQGGTLNLSGGLTGAGKQIIIDDEATLELAGADAQAISFAGGTSTLQLDKVAGQSFTGTIAGTSSQDGTFTITGTADISTSLGDALDFTASGGTSDGGGGNIVLTPTGTLAGHDNGIVVTQDGIGDISLTTVGDITGQTGSGIVLHDGVNGAGGITATIGGGVTGAVGLDVVSHGDGDVTITNNGDITGTASFGIDVDQNDSGAAGATHVVNHGNVVGADGVAAISIQENDANAAVIDNSGIIGPADADTVTSTTYAIVEAGGAVTINNTGHINGNISVASATFNNEAGGTWTVAGSGVFGDASSIVNHGDIDLHGASISGTGLSVENDGGIDSWGAASIAGDITNADTGLIEVHAGTLTLFGSLTGSTSGAVVVDAGATLEVKGAVSQTVTLAGDGAELEIDTQHFGGAIADLTANDKIDLTMIKWGLGTTADYVPNADDPASGGVLTVTGDDGATISLTLVGDYRDAHFAGSDESGHTLITIHADDDAPALTTDGATLTANVSELADTTNSPTLDPSPAATGSIAFTDIDLTDRPTATITDGSATWLAAGGHTQLTLTSGQASALENALSVLTSGKNNGTADWSYSIADSALDFLARGQTATVISTITLDDHHGGSDTAQVTVTVAGANDAPTLADTTLPSVAGNQGDPAGHSFSDLFQGKFADVDDGGSLQAIAVTSDTASSSQGVWQYELADTGQWVDIGSVSDTHALVLDPGTLVRFVPANGFTGTPDPLGVHALDDTYTGGITSSASPVTTDITVMDADGTASVSHQAATIGTSVTAPVGGPVIDTTHFYVVHDGELGTDTIFNLSVTDTDSGASTDDFTVTATTAHAPGSSVDLSPTSGSLADINTAFTDGVTYSGGVTPPDTDQIAVTVTDKTTGLYDTVNFIFNEGDASNGVTLTGTSGKDVIFATTTGDTLTGGDGKDQFVFAPGSSGGDATHTVTDFIEGLDTIDLRQFSGVSSIGNLTIVQQQTSADTLVTWSQQISHSAGPPVTENEQLLLKNVIAANLKASDFIFHVT